TGTGCAAATCCCAAGGCCCTACAGCAAGATGTACATTCTAAcacaacacaaccacacatTTGTTTCTGACGTCATGAATTTGAAGAACAAGAAGGAGATGGTTACCCTTAGCAAGCTCAAACCACACACCAATTACACCTTCTGTGTGGCATCCATCCGCAACTCCCAGCGTTACAACCATACCTGTCTTCAGTTTTCCACTCGGGCTCAAAGTCAAGATGACACACTCCCTACACCTTCCACCACTACTCACTACATAATGACAATTGTTGGCTGCCTTTTTGGCATGCTCATTGTTTTAGGCCTCGTCTACTATTGTCTACGTAAGAAACGGATGCATGATGAGAAGAAGAAATCCATCTGTGTCAAGAAAACTATTCTGGAAATGCGCTATGGACCagaggtggcagcagcagtggcaaaTGATCCATCAGCAGTCCACAAGCTTCAGGAGCAGTCCAGAGAACATCATCAGTATCAGCATCACCATGGAGGCAAACTTCCCATGTCCACATCATCTAGCTCTGGAATGCTTCACTCAGCCAACACTAGTTCCTCTAGACTTTCATCTATTCCACAAGTGGAAAAGATGGCCACTGCCTTTTCAGAGGCCATGGCCACAAGTAAAGGAAACTATATGGATGTTAGAACTGGAGGGGCAGGGATGGACAGGgtgggagatggagggatgagggggGTAGATTTGAGGGACGATGATGGAACTGATATAGGGGATGACTCAGATGATGACGGCCATGGCTCTGCATCAGAGATTTCCACTATCGCTATGGAGGTGGACAAGGTTAACCAGATCATTAACAACTGCATTGATGCACTGAAACTGGATGCAGCAGTCGCAGCTTCAGGGGCCTCTACTAACCCCACGGCTTCCACCAatcccacctcccctccccccaccaGCACATCCTCCCTTACTCGTGGCCTAATCCCACTCTCCCAAGGGTTGACGGAGCCCTGCCAGATCATTGCTCCCAACAAAAtaccccctccacctccactccCTGCCTTGAATGCCCCTCTCTCTGAGCGCCCAGGAATCAGTGGTGGTGGCTTTGTCGTCACTCCCCCATACAGGCCCCCTCCACCAGCCACTGCTGTACGGCCCATTCAGCGTCAAATGAGTGCAGATGCAGCTGTGGTTATTGTAAATGCTGTGAAGAAACAGTGTAGCACCACCTCTTGTGGTTCGATGGGTCGTGACAGAGAACGTGGAGGAGCGAGGGTGTATAGCCTGGATGTTCCAGAGCCAAGGAGCCCAGATGCCTGtaatcaacaacagcagcagtaccCAGACCGTGCCAGTCCCGTGGGCTGTGGGGAGCCCCTGGAGAGGCTGCCTTTAGTAGGGAGTGGGAGCTGtggtggagggggtggtggtggttgcGACAGTGGTGGTGTTGGTGCCCAACATCAGGACAGCCAGAAGCCACATCATTATcaccaacagcaacaaatacaacagcaacagcagcagcagctggaggtgcAACAGGACTACCACTGCTCGGAGCACCGCCACTCTGTCCCAGCTCTTTACTATGAAGGCTCCCACCAGGGCTCCCCAGCACAGAGGGTTTCCTTCTTGAAGCCCCTGACGCGCTCCCGCAGGGATGCAGCATCTTACTCCCAGCTCTCACCTGCCCGCCACCATTCCAGTTACTCTGGCTACTCCTCCAGCCCAGAGTACTCCTCAGAGAGCTCACTGCGGATCTGGGAGCGTTTTCGCCCCTACCGGAAAGGCCAACGGGATGAGGCCTGTTATGTGACGGCAGGAAATGCCCTTCGAAAAAAGGTGCAGTTCGCTAAAGGCGAGGACCTGCATGACATCCTTGATTATTGGAAGGGTGTGTCTGCACAACAGAAGCTGTGACTGTGGCAATTGAGGGGAAAAACGTCTGAATACTTCTTTCCCTGATAGGGCTGTGGGCGAAAGAAAAACGGATAGAAAAATGTGGGACAAAATTTTGCCTTCGGGTTATTTTTGGCATGCTAGGTGTATAGAATATTGTGCTAAAAGCAAGGACTGTGAAACTGTGCCTGGGATATGAGAGTCAttatggtgttttattttacacttcATTGTAGCACCATTTCTGGAACATTCTCATTTAGTGTTTGTGGGTTTTATTTATAGCACAGGGACCAACTGTGTAATTTAGTATTCTTTGCGTGATCATGTTTTGTGATCATATGGACCATTTTTATCAGTGCCATGTTTTCATCTATGGATAATCACCGAAGGTAAATGTTGATTCATTTTAAGCTTGTGTGATCCAAGATGTTGTTTCCTATTTTGTATTGGGTGCTGTATCAATTTGCAGTGTACACTTGGATATACTTACACTTCTAAGTGAAGGGAAACAAGTAGGCCTACAAGAGACAACATGTCGATTTGTGAGCAGCGTTGTCAAATGCAGGCCCTATCTCTCCTCCATGTGATATGTTATGTGTCTGaggtattttcatttcaatgaCATCTGTATGGTGGCTGACAAGGGCAAATGTGCTGCAATGCTGCAACCTGCGGCAGCttcacaaaacaaatgcaacagGAACATTTGCAAAACAACCAAAGTGCTCCAGGCCTGCAGGTGGAGCGCTAAGTGGAACATCTTGATTTTCTTCCCTAAAACAGACAGGGACCAGATGAGAGAGTGTGTTGGTTTTTGAAGTGGGAAAAAAGTGGAGTAAAGagattaaataaaaaggtacatattctttttttttttttacacttggcCATTTTACAGTTACAGACTTCAAATACAAATTCACTCCTTTGCctggtctctctctgttttcagtaaaaaaaatttgCTGTTCCACTTAGCGCTCCCCTAGAGGGCTGGAGCACTTTGGTTATGTTgcaatttttttctgttgcatttgttgtcagggtttgttttggctttctacagcatgtttttaatttgcagCGTGTTATTATTGTTGCATTAGTATTAGATTTTTGTAGGTCTTTTTGAATTTGCATTGTTTATGAAGATGCAGCATTTTTCtccaaaatgcaaatgttttggGTTGTTGTAGCACAGTTGCCCTTGTTGGTCACTGTGTATCTGTCACACATAAAGAAAGGAGaaattggaaaacaaaaaaaaaaaaaacagaacaaatcaaTGAAGACAAATCAGTCAAATGGGCTTGAAGGTCCTGTAGCATAAGGAATTGATGAAAGAGAGATCCTAAAATAGTGCCGTGCACCCATGCTTGTTTCAGCACATCTTTCCAACTGGTTCAGTTAGTAATATAAAGAATATTGACCTGCAGATGTCCCAAACTGCCCATAACAAAATTTTGCCAAGTAATGATGTGAATTCTGAGGATAATTTGAGTATAGAGGGCAGAGGGCAAAATAATGTTCCCTTAGATATACTTACTGTATATGCTACTTACCTGTATCGAAAGATGCTCATACAATCCCCTacaaaaatacatgaatgatGTGACCCATATGCAACAGAACCCAGGAGAAAttgaaagaaagacaaaaaaaaggcaaGACAGGCAAGGATATAAATAATTTTCTGCAGCCACTGTGAATGTAAGTAGATTACAAGCAGGTTGTGGGGAAAATCTATTTGCATCATTCAATGTGAGTATCACAGTACATTCCAAATCCTTTCTCTaacatgaaatgaatgaggCACAGAGGGAAAGGACACTTCTAATTACTGCCAACgtgtctgttctgttctggaAATTAATACTATTGTTGTCTATTGATAACTTAATTAGCCAATTTGTGACAGGCATGTTTGCTTGCACTTTATGCctcatgattgtgtgtgtgtgtggctgtgtggtATACAGTGGTCAGTGTAAGTGGGTGTTGGCATGCCTTGTCGGATTATATTGTATATGCCCAAAATTGACTTAAATTAATAGTTGTCAGTATCTTTCCCAGTGGCAGGATGTCTGCGTCTAAACAATACTAGATTATCAACGGCAtggagaaatgtaaaaaatatcaaCAATGTTCACTGTATTTTCCCACACATACATCACATGACCGTGATGCTCAGATATACCACACTAGTGCAGTGCCTGCGCAGCTATAACCTAATTTCAATTGATGTTTCGTACTTTCCATCCACCTGGCCTTTTCTGTGGAAATGATCTTATCATGATTTTCTTAAATAATCATTGCCATTCTGACAAAAGACGTCCTTCTTACCCAAAGTGCTGTGTAGCTGCTGAATTGTCACATCATCAGCTAACATACACAATCTGAGACATCCTACcctaaaaatgtgaaaactgaaCCAGTGGTTGTTACTCCACATTTTTGTTCAGGGCTATATTCAAGAGAAAAGAAGTTACAGCGACAGGTTTAATTTCAGGAACATTTTTGATCCTCGCTTGTTTACTGTAGATGACGTTATTTAGCCCACCTTCCACCACTTTCCTTGCTCCCACGGGTCCAATGGGATATGGGTTTGGCATGAGTAATGAACATGAACTGTTCTGttttattaaatgattaaaGTAAGAGCTTGCCTTTCTTGCAGGCTAGGCAGACTATTTGGGTCAGCGCAGCACATATCattactgcttttcttcttttttggaGCAGTTGATTTTTAGAATGTGCTTGACTCTGAATAAATACAGGTTGAACAGGaatgaaatgtattcaaatatgAAAGGTGGATGTGGAATGGCAACTCCATGTTGATCTGTgtatctcctcctccctctttgttTTCATAAAACATCTATCTCTGTTGCTTTTTCCTCGTCTTATTAAGATGCGCGCATACAGTCAGAGTCTGGAGTCATTTTTCCGCTGTGAGTGTCAACAATTGAATGAACTGCATATGGCTGACAGCCTTCCTGTCATGTTTTGGTAATAGTGTGTCTGGGATGAACCTCCTGGCCCGCCTTCTTTATATGATAAAGCGTCATGTGATGAACATTCAGTATTGAAAATTTTTAATCTCCTGCTAATCTCCCATTATCTGAGATAACAATGATTCCAGAGGAACTTGTAACTGTGATTGACTCAGACTTTCACCAAATCATTGGAAAGGATTTTCTTTGCTAGCACGGTCCAAGAGTACCTAAACCTGCCGAGGAAACGTGGTGTGTTTGACTCCCCAGATTCTCAACTGCCATAACAAGTTTACAGAAAATGGACACTGAGGATAAGTGTAACAGCAAATTGAGGAATTTTCTGCTCattgtttctgctgccatttatgtTCGATTACCTGATAAAACATAATGTGACAGAAAGATTATTAGTCTCCATGGATGATTcaatttcatacattttctattttgatgttttaacaCACTACTGTGCTTTTCAGGAAAAAGGTTTTCAGGGGACAGATGTATGTTCAAGTGCTCTTCTGctcaaattttattttaacatttgtttgaaCAAATCTTTATAATGATACAGCATCTTTCTAAAGCCAATACCAATATTTCTAATGATTTATGAGTTTTCTCCATAGCTCAAATTACTGCTATTGCTGGATGGGCAACATGTCCTCTTACTGAAATGATGGCGTAACTCTGTCTTTAGTGACTGCTACAATGACATGTATGACCATAAGGGAGTATCAGCGACAGGCGTCCATCATCATGGTTGCATCACTTACCTGACATAAGTACAGTATGTAcccacacaggacacaaacagcTGTCTCCTGGGGGAAAGTCCTGTGTTTCACCCATTCACTTTTTTCCAAAGTTGTCAGTCCTGCACTCACATACTAATCAATGAAGTTTGACTTTTTCGTTGTGGTTGACTCTTGCCACAGGACTGAAGATTTAAGTGTAACAGAGTACACTTCTGAGTAATCATCAGTTACAATAAGGCACCGTTATTAAACAGTCAGGCAGGACCACATATAACTCTCAAAACGTTAGCCATGTCATCATACCTGTCTTTGTCCCACAAAGCCGccatcaaacaaaaaaatctgctcTTCCTTCTAGCTTATATCCTTGTTGAACCCCCAGAGGGTGGCTGACTCAGAGATCAATGGTCCTTTGTAGCACTGGCCTTGTTGTTTGTCTCAGAGCCACAGGAAAGCCAGACGTGAGAAAGCCATCTAATGTGCTATTAATGTTTAATCCTTTTGTGGGAGGCTGGTTTGGGTTGCTTCCCCTATACCTCAGAAAATCACAGACACTCTCAGTTTCTAGCATGTTAATCCTTATACTCTTATATATTTCATGTCTGGCCCAATTAAACTAAATTCTAGTTTCTTACAAATGGATCATTGCCCAAAATTGGTTGTGGGTTTATGTGTAATCAGTTTTTGAATTACTAAAGGAGTTACATGTAAAGGCCACAGCAAAAGGACTTACAGGATAAGTCCTAtcaatataatacaatacacaTATTCCCACAATATAGAAAAATTTGGATAATAATATACGATACGGgcagaaaaaatatttgtaaagaACTGTGAGTGAATAATTAAAAGAAACTAATTAtaag
This genomic window from Pempheris klunzingeri isolate RE-2024b chromosome 17, fPemKlu1.hap1, whole genome shotgun sequence contains:
- the LOC139217170 gene encoding protein phosphatase 1 regulatory subunit 29, producing the protein MQGPSTTSTFLFLILPLLLFSHFPNMVSGDCWLIEGDKGYVWLAICSQNQPPYETIPQHINNTVHDLRLNENKLKAVLFSSMYRFTNLTDLNLTKNEISYIEDGAFAGQANLQVLQLGYNKLTNLTEGMMRGLGRMQCLFLQHNLIEVIASNAFWECLSLSSIDLSSNKLARIDPSTFTVLNRLMVCELAANPFHCGCDLYSFLTWLESFNNVTHTYDRLQCETPREMFGFPLLIAAGHAGRNAKNILYHHCRDGVMIPGMTSLPPDLDGPSGIGPEMFGGVGPYHQPTTSSSSTEHSFIPSIKLHHVSLSSASLFVQIPRPYSKMYILTQHNHTFVSDVMNLKNKKEMVTLSKLKPHTNYTFCVASIRNSQRYNHTCLQFSTRAQSQDDTLPTPSTTTHYIMTIVGCLFGMLIVLGLVYYCLRKKRMHDEKKKSICVKKTILEMRYGPEVAAAVANDPSAVHKLQEQSREHHQYQHHHGGKLPMSTSSSSGMLHSANTSSSRLSSIPQVEKMATAFSEAMATSKGNYMDVRTGGAGMDRVGDGGMRGVDLRDDDGTDIGDDSDDDGHGSASEISTIAMEVDKVNQIINNCIDALKLDAAVAASGASTNPTASTNPTSPPPTSTSSLTRGLIPLSQGLTEPCQIIAPNKIPPPPPLPALNAPLSERPGISGGGFVVTPPYRPPPPATAVRPIQRQMSADAAVVIVNAVKKQCSTTSCGSMGRDRERGGARVYSLDVPEPRSPDACNQQQQQYPDRASPVGCGEPLERLPLVGSGSCGGGGGGGCDSGGVGAQHQDSQKPHHYHQQQQIQQQQQQQLEVQQDYHCSEHRHSVPALYYEGSHQGSPAQRVSFLKPLTRSRRDAASYSQLSPARHHSSYSGYSSSPEYSSESSLRIWERFRPYRKGQRDEACYVTAGNALRKKVQFAKGEDLHDILDYWKGVSAQQKL